From the Chelonoidis abingdonii isolate Lonesome George chromosome 4, CheloAbing_2.0, whole genome shotgun sequence genome, the window atGGCATTTAAAGATCTCAGAGCCTCTTGCACTaattaatttagcctcacaatcctccctctcccatagaacagttgggaaactgaggcacagaaaggtgcaGTGCCTCACTGAGAGTCAAACAGCAAGTTTGAGaccaagctgggaatagaatctaggGGTCTTTGTTTCCAGTCCCCCACTCAACagctaagagtatgtctacattgcaaaaaaaggtgtgttcttgaCTCAAGTTAACTAAGCCACATtagctaactcaggttaaaatagcaatgaagacaTGACAACTCGGCTTTAATTTGGGTTAGCAGCATCAATTCAAGCCCAGAGTTCAAACTCGAgttgccatggcttcactgctggTCTCACCCAAGTTAAGAACACTCCTTTTTTGCAGTAGAGACGTACCTTAAAACTCACCGCCTCTCTTAGTTGAACAGACAGACATATTTCCTCGTTCTGGCTCGTAGAGATATTTAAATAGTTCCTTAGGCTATGGCATTatgtctctgggtatgtctacacagcaactgggAGATGTAATCCCCAGCGTGAGTAGACTTGTACACACTAGTTCTGCTCAAACCAGTGCCTAAAAACAGTGTGGCCATGGTGGCTCGGGCTGTGTATCCAAGGAGTCACGCAGGACTGATTGTACTCTGGTGGCTAGCCCGAGCCCCTAACCATTCTGTGGTGGCCATGCTGGTATTTTAAGTGCCAGCTCAAGCTTGGCTATTACACCTCCCGCCTGCTGTGTAGACACATGTATGACACAGAGCAAGCCAGTGCAATAATGAGCATCCAATGACCCTGCCATTGGACTCCCTCTGACAGCAGCTGTCTCATCCAGGGTAGCCATCCCAGAAGAACCTATCTTGAACTTAGTGCATTTAAAaccaggaaggaggggagactTATTACCCAGCCAAATTCAGATTCCAATCACATGGGGGTTAATctggagcagtggttcccaaattggggttcgtgaacccctgggaattcatgaaatgttacagggggttcttggagaaaaaaaatccctaatggcagacagagctgtccctagggaccccaggcagcatggggccagcagcccagagcccctggacttccaagagagaagcagatcaaagcaagcatatctatcacactgaggagatttaaacttcaagactccttatatgaaatggaaagggaggtggatattttttgctgtttttaaaattaaataggcagctagtattgtttttaaaattattatgaagaacaagtttaagctttgttgtaatgagCATtatttgcctggactgctcaagacctgaatgcttgtataGCAGGAACTTTtggagttggcttcttaaatacctttatgctgtttcacatctgatactccttgatgaaacataggagccttgtcttataacaggcttattcaaagtgatacaagctacgaaagtgagatcttgcaggagttttcataatgtaacaaaaatactgtaatgataaataataattaataataaatagggtataataagcatgtcatatttttttttatatttccaagattatggctttttataatttatactcaggttaaggagaaaatccctggaaatattcatttttaggaggaggttcgcaagacttgacattttagtgaaaggggttcatagGTTGTTACAGTTTGTGAGCCACTGATCTGGAGTAACTCAGTTGAAGAGAACAGCATCACTGAGTTTACACTTCTGTCACAGAGAGCAGAATATGGTCCGTAACACCCACCCTCATGAAAGGAAGGGAAAGCCAGAGTGAAGAAACATGTAGACTCTTTGGGCCGGATTCTCTGATAGTATAAATTGGTGTCGCTTCAATGAAGCTATCCTGATTTAAACCAGCTACAGATCTGGCCCTGTGCCCATCATGATTCCGTTACAGCGTTCACATGGGCCAGATGGTTTTGTAGCTAAAGCAGAGACATGAGTTCTAGCCCCAGTGctccactgactcactgtgcagCATCGGGCATATTAccttacctctctgtgcctcagtttctgagctgtaaaatggggataataatacttgccTACCTCTCAGGAGAGAAATGAGTCtcagttcattaatgtttgtgaagtacttgGAAATCCTCAGATAGAAAGAACTAATAAAGCATAAAGAATTATAGGGTGGAagcctggtcccattgaagtcactgggagtcttgGCATTaccttcagtggagccaggatttcacccattataCCTACATGGATACAATTCAGCCAGTACCGCACGTCTGCAAAGGAGTATTCTGAAGTGACATCATACATCAACACCACTCCGTCAGCTTTTCGGAAGAACTGCTTGGTGATGCTATGGTACCTGTCAGAAAGCACTTTTGCTTTTTACACTTAGGTTCTTACTCTTTTTGCACCATTTTTAACAGCAATccagaggtttaaaaaaacccacaagtacATACAAAGTGTGTTTCAGGTAGGGGTTGTGCGAAACCATGGTAACAAAACTGAAAATGCAAATGTgcaaaaatatgcaaatattccCTCCTGCAAGGGTGTGAAGCAAAGACACCATTTTGCAAAGTTTGACAGATAAGTGAAACTGGGGGAGAATATGGGCAAGGGTTTGCAAAGCTTTGGCAGAAATGAATTTCAAAATTCATTACAGTTTTGCAAAGCCTTAACTGTGTGTGCATGGGTTTATAGATAGATAACAGGTAATTATAgttatgtgtgtatgtgtatatgcaTACACATGgagtaaatacacacacattatattttctgtataccatatacatataaacacacaaaatacaaagaaatatttGTGTCTaggtatatacatatataaatagaaTAAATGCACACACTCCATGTTATGTGTATATGTtgagatagctcagtagtttgagcattggcctgctaaacccagggttgtgagttcaatccttgagagagctatttggggcaaaaatctgtgtagggattggtcttgctttgagtagggggttggactagatgacctcctgaggttccttccaacgcTGATATGCTAagtagatatatacacacatatctGTGaatttagggtcaaattctggcCTCTCTGACATCAGCAGGAGTTTGTGTTGAGTGGTACCGAGGTTTGGCCTTCAGTACTTACGAGAGGAGCCCTACTGACAGCCCTGGGGACTAAAGGTCTCCCTAAATTCAGTCCTGCCCCAATGAGCTTGGATGTTTATTCTTCATCTGGACTTTATCCTTTCAAATGTCTTGTGTGAGCATGTATTTATGTGGATTTCCTTATCCAAAGCTGTATTTCCCTGTACGCATTCTTTTTTGTATATATAGCACTGTGCCTTACCTTTCTTGGCCAGCCGTGTCCCATAGGCGTAGAGCAAAGCACTTGTTGTCCACAAAAAGGTTTTTGACCCGATAATCCATTCCTAGGGCATACAGCACATTTGTAATGCGGTAGAATTCAGCCATGAGATATGGACATGGGGCAGGAGTGATAGGATGATATTCTATGGCCaccctagatgatcacaatagtctctTCCCAGATTAAAATCCCAGAATAGTGGCTGGGTTTTAAAAAGATCTGGTTAGTTTTACGATGACTAATAAGAGTAACAGTTGAGCATGTTCTGCTAACCGGTTCATGGACCAGGGAGATTTTCTGCTCCATTGCCCCCCTGTACAATGGATCGGGTGCTTTATTTAACGTTTATCCCCGATCCTGCAGTCCGATCCGCACAGCCAGCTGCTTGCTGCTGCAGAATCCAGTGAGGTCAGTGGGAGCCCATGCACAGATCAGACTGCGGGATTGGGGCCTGAGATTGGTAACGTACCCAAGCTCAAGGTATATCTGTACAGATCCATCTTAAATATGTGGAGGTGTGTCTCTCACTTTCCTCTCATGCATCAACAATTGGCCACTCCTGGAGTCCCTGACTTAATCCATCATTGGTTTAATTTGGCAGGGCAAGTCCTATGTCCCTACAGGACCGCATTTATGCTTAATGGAAGCTGTGGGATTCTTACCTACAGTAGCAGTTAGGTTTGGGTTGAAGGAATCCTCGTGTAACCGGTACAGAAACGATGTTTTGCCAACATTTGAGTCCCCCACAAACAACACATTATAAAGATGGTCTGGATCAGGGCAGGTCTCTGTGGTGCCTTGAACAGCTCCACCTGGCTGCTCTGGTGTCACATTAGCTTGGTATCCCTGGCCTCCCAGTTTGGGGACTGCATCCTCGTTCACTTTCACACTGCTCATTTGCTTCTCCTCTTGTTGAAAAATATCCATGTCTCCTCTTGTTTCTTCTGCCCGTGTTGCTTCTGGTTTCCCAGTGCTTTGGGGCTGCATCTTGGCCTGGAGTGTATCCCCCAGCTGGCTGGCTCTGAGAAGGGCTTCTCCTTGTTCATTTTCTACACCTTCCTTGTGCAGGGCTCCCACATGAGGGAAATAAGTTGGTGGTGTCTCCTGTTTTGGTGTCTCTCTCTGCCCAAATATCTTCTCCGGCGCTTTCATTTCTGGAGATTTTTCCTTCAGCAGTGCCTGCTCAGAAACAGCAGGTGGCCACACATCTGCAAGGACCACATCTCTCTTCATTGATACCCacttctgaatttcatctgcctgcTCTGTAATGCCAGGCTGTGATACACCTGGCAGGAGGACACCTCCCTCTGGTGGGTTCTGCTTGTGAATGGTGGTTTGCATTGCTGGCTCTGAAACAGCAGGGGGCTGTACCTCTGCATAAACAACCTCTTTCTTTGTGAGTTTTTGAGCCTGATCATGCGTTGCTGGCTCAGAAGCCCAAGCCTGCTTCACCTCCTGTGTGTGAGGTTCTGCTTGAGTTGGTCCCTGTTTAAGAGCCTCTCTTTGGGATGTAGCCTGGATGGTGGAAAGGACTGAAAGTGCCTCAGGCAGGGCCTTAGGTTCATTGTCATTTCTTGAGAGCACCTGATGCTCTGAATCTCTGACCTGCTTGATTCTTTGCTCAGAATCCCCACCTTGTCTGGCTGGCAGTAAAGAAGCATCCCCATGCAGTAGGTCATCTGTCCCTGGTACTTGTGGTTCAGACACCTTGTTCAGAGCTGCTATTGCATCATTCAGTTCGCTGAGCAAAGAGCTTTGGCCTGAAAGTTCCTGCTGGAAGAATGCCTCTCCCTTTTTCATAAACTCTGTGAAGGGGTCTTCTTCTATGGAGATCACTCTTGTCCTCTGTCCCGAATCAGCTTCAGGACCAAATGAAATACCGTATGGCACCCTGCAAAATAATACACAATGGCATATGCTATgtacaggagagagaaaataaggcCATAATGGGACACGCAAACACACTACATAGCACTGAGCTCTATGGACTATACCAGTGCTGTGAAATACATCAGAGAGCAGGGATGCCGTGCTTGTATGTTAACTTTCTGCCGGGTGgaaccagcagcagccagggccgggttcaatatctaggggttcctttccatcgaTCCAACACATAACCAGCTCAAGTCctcacccagtaacctgggaaatttacccatcacccctgggcgcctccagaggtgaaagtaaaccgGTCCGGTCTGGTACGCTGTGCTGGACCGCATCGGCTTCCATggcagggattgaaagggctctgaaAGGGCGGCTGAGAtataaagggctcagagctcccagtgggcagcccagagccctttaaatcccagccgtggctgagatttaaagtgctcagagttc encodes:
- the RAB44 gene encoding ras-related protein Rab-44; translation: MEEQRRPRKLGSSRRKQLRDVFSGAKTSSIPEEEPFPPEIMEKVQEFFQECDKDQKGFIIRADMQKLKKEDFPCSAAELELVFDGLDTDRNGYLTTEEFTTGLKQFLSLQTTTRQHRRRKTASRRVYMSHMDYSLEEADSEERKCFKAFMDQLGAENIFEDESEIWRLWVKLRQDEPHLLGNLKEFLATMTHRIKEAQREKVMLELTLNKRVTDHNREVQKLYEEMEQQINREKQRLQHESKARSHLHTMEMQRALDVADGEVQRLLVVQSELETQFHSLSTKQHAATSENQRLKENNQDLENQLQQIHIQLQETQGHLGAMRGRVSQPHDKEERDRPLAEATCEIPPPSQETLNKDKMFCSEMYIRLGSQQSDDTPDSSRQPVPYGISFGPEADSGQRTRVISIEEDPFTEFMKKGEAFFQQELSGQSSLLSELNDAIAALNKVSEPQVPGTDDLLHGDASLLPARQGGDSEQRIKQVRDSEHQVLSRNDNEPKALPEALSVLSTIQATSQREALKQGPTQAEPHTQEVKQAWASEPATHDQAQKLTKKEVVYAEVQPPAVSEPAMQTTIHKQNPPEGGVLLPGVSQPGITEQADEIQKWVSMKRDVVLADVWPPAVSEQALLKEKSPEMKAPEKIFGQRETPKQETPPTYFPHVGALHKEGVENEQGEALLRASQLGDTLQAKMQPQSTGKPEATRAEETRGDMDIFQQEEKQMSSVKVNEDAVPKLGGQGYQANVTPEQPGGAVQGTTETCPDPDHLYNVLFVGDSNVGKTSFLYRLHEDSFNPNLTATVGMDYRVKNLFVDNKCFALRLWDTAGQERYHSITKQFFRKADGVVLMYDVTSEYSFADVRYWLNCIHEGAGDGVVILLLGNKTDCAAERQVSTEEGGRLAKECELLFYECSAASGDKVSESMIDFARSLKAHEDRLKTEVVEVPAPPKKKRGCCR